A segment of the Malassezia restricta chromosome V, complete sequence genome:
AATTATAACTAACGCGAGCAGCTTGCCTCTCACACAGAATACATTGACTCTCTTTTACGCTCTCTAACTTCACTTCCAACCCTAGGCCCTTATGTTCAAGAAAGTCGTCCCCAATACAAACATTTGAGTGATCTAAGCGCATATTCTGTCCATGGGGACCCATATTCTAGTGGCTCAAACACTCTTAGTGCTAGCATGGAATTGAGTGCGGCAAACATACACCGTCACTATGCACCTTATCAAGAAATGTCGTCTAGCCGTGCTCGTGTTGAGCGTGATCCACCAAATGCCTCTCGTGTGAACAAAAAACGCAAAACAATGCCCCCATCAGTGGCTTCGAGATCGGAAcgtggtgctgcgccaggtTCCAAACGACAATATGATGACATGGATCATGGCGAAAGCAGTGATGATCAGGGCGAGGCATACGAGACTAGCGCTGACAGACTCATTCGTCCCCATCAACGTGCCCGGACACGCGTGTCAGATCACGATGCACCAACTAAGCAACAGACGGCTACCTGGAGTGGTCGCCGTGCAGTGGATGGCTCACTGTCCAAGGATGGTGCATCACAAGGTGAAGTGCATCGTGGGTCGGGACGTACTCGACCTAGCAAGACTACTCATGCCGGCTCAAGTGGTAACGAGCAAGATGACCAAAGGTACTGCTTCTGTAATAATGTCAGCTATGGCGACATGATTGGTtgtgacgacgatgacTGCGAGCGCGAATGGTTTCACCTTGGCTGCGTTGGTCTTTCAAAACCCCCACAAGGAACCTGGTATTGTGACGCATGCCTTGAACGACGCTCGCAACAATCACGCGCCAAGACTAAGCGCAACTCAAGGCCAAGCCGTGGCGTGACGACCACCGCAGTAGTGCCAGACCATCCCGCTTCGGCACGTCGCATCACCAGCACAAGACGGTGAAGCGCGGTCCTTTTATTACTTCGTAGTATAACTAATGCAAGCAGAAAAAACTATTTTAGTCACACTACGTTCAAGCTGACTTGCCGTTGATTGCAAGGAGCTCAACTTCGAAGACGAGCGTCGAGTTCGGAGGAATAATTGGAGGGAAACCACGAGCGCCATAGGCATAGTCAGGCGAGCAGATCAGGTTGGCCTTTTGACCGAGcgacagctgctgcacaccCTCGTCCCAGCCTCGAATCACCTGACCCACTCCGATCCTGGTACGGAAGGGTTGACCACGGTCACGCGAGGAGTCGAACTTATTGCCGTTCGACTGAAGCTTTCCAACATAGTGCATATCGACCGTATCACCAGGCTTAGGGAAAGTTTTGCCGTCACCTGGAGCAATTGTGTCTACTTGGAAGCCCATTTTCAATGTGGTGGGAGAAGGTCAATTGGCTTGTGCGAGACAGCTCAGCTTTTGTACCGGACGCCACAGGTTTCTCATGACGTGTCCAAATTACTAATCATCGAACCCCATGGAACTGACCTCATCCATCTAGGCGTGATGCCCGGCTGGCTGAGTCTACACATCGAACTCGTTCAGATAGGCCTGATGCAGATCATATAATAAGTCTACGCTAGGCAACTATTAATTATCCGTAGTTCAAACTAAAATTGTTAGCATAGAAATCACAAGTATAAAACGTACCGGAAGATGTCATTAAAGACGTAAAACGAGCCACCCTCGGGGACCAGCGTGAAAAGCTGAGTGTGAATTCAATTTAGAGCACATACCTGGCTGAACTTGAGCGGGTTTTGGCCATCATCGACCTGTCATGTTAAAATTTTAGGTATTCGATACATACCAAGAGCATGCCAGTTACGAGGACCACCAAGCTGTTACCATCACCCGTCGgctgcgcatcgcgcgtgTCGACCTTGTGCTGCACCTTTTGAAAAGGCAAGCTCTGTAACGTAAGTAAAAAAGCACATACGACAAGCTTCTCAACAATAGCCTGTGCACCTTGGGTCTGGGCACCCTCAAAGGTGAGCATAGAGTGGGGACGCTAAGCGGTTAACATAATTCAAGCCAGGCGTTAAAACGTACGTAGAGAGAACCAAGTTGCGAACGATCGGTGTCGAACGTCGAGTAGTAGAAATCTGTGAACTAGAAGTATTAATACCGCACGGTATACCAACGTACTTGttgcgcgacttgctccATGGTTGCAATAGTACAAAGTGCTACGGTTGTGTTACACACATGGTCACGGCATCGTCACGTCGGCCGATTGATAATAGTGGAGGGTGGAGAAGTGCAACACCGAGATGCACAACTATGTGTGTCATAGTTGAATCATAATGGCAAGCCGCGAACAGCCACTATTGAAGAGGCATTTGCTGATTAGCACTTTTTGAAGAGATGGCATCGTCCACGTGTCTATTGCCGCTTTGCGACTACGGCACAGGTCTCCCCAGGAACGCCCTGGGTCAGGGACAAGTCATCGTAGATGTTACACAAATCTCCTGTACATGCTTGACCA
Coding sequences within it:
- a CDS encoding nuclear transport factor, with the protein product MEQVAQQFTDFYYSTFDTDRSQLGSLYRPHSMLTFEGAQTQGAQAIVEKLVSLPFQKVQHKVDTRDAQPTGDGNSLVVLVTGMLLVDDGQNPLKFSQLFTLVPEGGSFYVFNDIFRLNYG
- a CDS encoding peptidyl-prolyl cis-trans isomerase, coding for MGFQVDTIAPGDGKTFPKPGDTVDMHYVGKLQSNGNKFDSSRDRGQPFRTRIGVGQVIRGWDEGVQQLSLGQKANLICSPDYAYGARGFPPIIPPNSTLVFEVELLAINGKSA
- a CDS encoding PHD finger domain protein, whose amino-acid sequence is MLPPEYPVMYGVPSGMHPGMTASLESLHPFFPQARMPEAPLSEDDLAFFMLLVTYSDALDALPLETTRSFSDLRELDAVLGAHLGSLTQRLQHLASVIENPDVPPSERLMILKEVAEEARAYKMGGEDKIRVAVNMSDMLASHTEYIDSLLRSLTSLPTLGPYVQESRPQYKHLSDLSAYSVHGDPYSSGSNTLSASMELSAANIHRHYAPYQEMSSSRARVERDPPNASRVNKKRKTMPPSVASRSERGAAPGSKRQYDDMDHGESSDDQGEAYETSADRLIRPHQRARTRVSDHDAPTKQQTATWSGRRAVDGSLSKDGASQGEVHRGSGRTRPSKTTHAGSSGNEQDDQRYCFCNNVSYGDMIGCDDDDCEREWFHLGCVGLSKPPQGTWYCDACLERRSQQSRAKTKRNSRPSRGVTTTAVVPDHPASARRITSTRR